A genomic segment from Bosea sp. OAE506 encodes:
- the msrP gene encoding protein-methionine-sulfoxide reductase catalytic subunit MsrP: MLIKNRPSWSIPESEATPESVFFNRRSFMAGGAGLIAGAALPGAAAAQGADPTLDLYPAKRNAAYTLDRAVTDEDLASSYNNFYEFGTSKDIVASSKRLVSRPWTIAIDGMVEKPFEIGFDDLVRKLPLEERLYRFRCVESWSMAVPWTGIPLKAFVDYAKPLSSAKYIRFETFLNPRMAPGQSQRWYPWPYTEGLTLAEAANELPLLVTGIYGKPIPSQHGAPVRLIVPWKYGFKSVKSITKISFVAERPKTFWEGLQSSEYGFWANVNPEVPHPRWSQASEQLLGSRDRRPTLLYNGYGEQVAGLYKGLEGEKLFM; this comes from the coding sequence ATGCTGATCAAGAACCGTCCGAGCTGGTCCATTCCCGAGAGCGAGGCGACGCCGGAATCGGTGTTCTTCAACCGCCGCTCCTTCATGGCCGGCGGGGCCGGGCTGATCGCTGGCGCCGCGCTTCCCGGTGCGGCTGCGGCCCAGGGCGCCGATCCGACGCTCGATCTCTATCCCGCCAAGCGCAACGCCGCCTACACGCTCGATCGGGCCGTGACCGACGAGGATCTGGCGTCGAGCTACAACAATTTCTACGAGTTCGGCACGTCCAAGGACATCGTCGCCTCCTCGAAGAGGCTGGTGAGCCGGCCCTGGACGATCGCGATCGACGGGATGGTCGAGAAGCCCTTCGAGATCGGCTTCGACGACCTTGTGCGCAAGCTGCCGCTGGAAGAGCGGCTCTACCGCTTCCGCTGCGTCGAGAGCTGGTCGATGGCGGTTCCGTGGACGGGCATCCCGCTCAAGGCCTTCGTCGACTATGCCAAGCCGCTCTCTTCAGCGAAATACATCCGCTTCGAGACCTTCCTGAATCCGCGCATGGCTCCGGGCCAGTCGCAGCGCTGGTATCCCTGGCCCTATACCGAGGGGCTGACCCTGGCCGAGGCAGCGAACGAATTGCCGCTGCTCGTGACGGGCATCTACGGCAAGCCGATCCCGAGCCAGCATGGCGCGCCGGTGCGGTTGATCGTGCCGTGGAAGTACGGGTTCAAGTCGGTGAAATCGATCACCAAGATCAGCTTCGTCGCCGAGCGCCCGAAAACCTTCTGGGAGGGGCTGCAATCCTCCGAATACGGCTTCTGGGCGAATGTGAACCCCGAGGTGCCGCATCCGCGCTGGAGCCAGGCGAGCGAGCAGCTGCTGGGCTCGCGCGACCGTCGCCCGACGTTGCTCTACAACGGCTATGGCGAGCAGGTCGCGGGGCTCTACAAGGGGCTCGAGGGCGAAAAGCTGTTCATGTGA
- a CDS encoding LysR family transcriptional regulator, translating to MDWDRIRIFYTVAESGSFTKAGDVLGLSQSAVSRQIGALERELRAPLFHRHTRGLILTEQGELLWRAAREMTQRLERTRSQLSETREHPSGELKVTATRGLGGHWLTPRLAEFMDLYPDIKVDLILTDEELDLSMREADIAIRLRQPQQPDLIQRKLFTVHFHVYGSPAYVKRFGEPKTHEDLDNHRILSFGGTSPSYLTAVHWLGSLGRDQRNPRPIHLTVNNITAMKRAVDSGAGIAVLPDYLIETGSPLVQLMRETEMPQLESYLVYPEEMKSVARVQVFRDFLIQKAQRWTY from the coding sequence GTGGATTGGGACCGCATCAGGATTTTTTATACCGTCGCCGAGTCCGGCAGCTTCACCAAGGCAGGGGATGTTCTCGGGCTCAGCCAATCGGCCGTCAGCCGCCAGATCGGCGCGCTGGAGCGGGAATTGCGCGCGCCGCTGTTCCACCGGCATACCCGTGGCCTGATCCTGACGGAGCAGGGCGAGCTGCTGTGGCGTGCCGCCCGCGAGATGACGCAGCGGCTCGAGCGCACGCGCTCGCAGCTCTCGGAGACGCGCGAGCACCCGTCCGGTGAGCTCAAGGTCACCGCGACGCGCGGTCTTGGCGGGCATTGGCTTACGCCGCGTTTGGCCGAGTTCATGGACCTCTACCCCGACATCAAGGTCGATCTGATCCTCACCGATGAGGAGCTCGACCTGTCGATGCGCGAGGCCGACATCGCCATTCGCCTGCGCCAGCCGCAGCAGCCCGACCTGATCCAGCGCAAGCTCTTCACCGTCCATTTCCACGTCTATGGCTCGCCGGCTTATGTGAAGCGCTTCGGCGAACCCAAGACCCATGAGGACCTCGACAACCACCGGATCCTCTCCTTCGGCGGAACCTCGCCCTCCTATCTGACGGCGGTGCACTGGCTCGGCTCTCTCGGCCGCGACCAGCGCAACCCCCGCCCGATCCATCTCACCGTCAACAACATCACGGCGATGAAGCGCGCGGTCGATTCCGGCGCCGGCATCGCTGTGCTGCCGGATTACCTGATCGAGACGGGCTCGCCGCTGGTGCAGCTGATGCGCGAAACAGAGATGCCGCAGCTCGAGAGCTATCTGGTCTATCCGGAAGAAATGAAGTCGGTCGCCCGCGTCCAAGTCTTCCGCGACTTCCTGATCCAGAAGGCGCAGCGCTGGACCTACTGA
- a CDS encoding NADPH-dependent FMN reductase: MASFKLAVIVGSNRKASINRKLAQALAKLGEGAFTASFASIDDLPMYNQDLEADAWPESATRLKAAIAEADAVLVVTPEHNRSIPAVLKNAIDWASRPSGKGVWGGKPAAIIGTSPGGVGTACAQQHLRDILGNQGALVMGGQMFITWKDGLVDEAGTVTVEATRGFLQGFMDKFAGLVGKLAA; the protein is encoded by the coding sequence ATGGCTTCGTTCAAGCTCGCCGTCATCGTCGGCAGCAATCGCAAGGCGTCGATCAACCGCAAGCTGGCGCAGGCGCTGGCGAAGCTGGGCGAGGGCGCGTTCACCGCGAGCTTCGCGTCCATCGACGACCTGCCGATGTACAATCAGGATCTCGAGGCGGACGCCTGGCCGGAGAGCGCGACACGGCTGAAGGCGGCGATCGCGGAGGCCGATGCCGTGCTGGTGGTGACACCGGAGCACAATCGATCGATCCCCGCCGTGCTGAAGAACGCGATCGACTGGGCCTCGCGCCCCTCTGGAAAGGGCGTCTGGGGCGGCAAGCCCGCCGCCATCATCGGCACCAGCCCGGGCGGCGTCGGGACGGCCTGCGCCCAGCAGCATCTGCGCGATATTCTCGGCAATCAGGGCGCACTGGTGATGGGCGGCCAGATGTTCATCACCTGGAAGGACGGGCTGGTCGACGAGGCCGGCACCGTCACCGTGGAGGCCACGCGCGGCTTCCTGCAGGGCTTCATGGACAAGTTCGCCGGCCTGGTCGGGAAGCTCGCCGCCTGA
- a CDS encoding methylated-DNA--[protein]-cysteine S-methyltransferase, with protein sequence MPLFCLFDTAIGPCALIWQDGAIIGAQLPESDPESARRRLLRRFPGAEEAPAPEVVAAAIADIRALLAGEPRDLSHLPITLDAASPFERRVYEVALSIPPGETLTYGDVARRLGDPGAARAVGVALGRNPVPIIVPCHRVLAAGGRTGGFSADGGVDTKLRLLTIERARTDPSPGLFEALPLVARPRRPGA encoded by the coding sequence ATGCCGCTCTTCTGCCTGTTCGATACCGCCATCGGCCCCTGCGCGCTGATCTGGCAGGATGGGGCAATCATCGGCGCGCAACTGCCCGAATCCGATCCCGAGAGCGCGCGCCGGCGCCTGCTGCGGCGTTTCCCCGGTGCCGAAGAGGCGCCAGCGCCGGAGGTCGTCGCGGCGGCGATTGCCGACATCCGGGCGCTTCTTGCCGGCGAGCCGCGGGATCTCAGCCATCTCCCGATCACACTCGACGCTGCGAGCCCCTTCGAGCGCCGGGTCTATGAGGTCGCGCTGTCGATCCCGCCCGGCGAGACTCTGACCTATGGTGACGTGGCCAGGCGCCTCGGCGATCCCGGTGCGGCGCGCGCGGTCGGCGTCGCGCTCGGCCGCAATCCGGTGCCGATCATCGTGCCCTGCCACCGTGTGCTCGCGGCTGGAGGGCGCACCGGCGGCTTCTCGGCCGATGGCGGGGTCGATACCAAGCTGCGCCTTCTGACGATTGAGCGGGCGCGCACGGACCCTTCACCCGGCCTGTTCGAGGCGCTGCCGCTGGTGGCGCGGCCGCGCCGTCCCGGCGCGTGA